In Acidaminococcus fermentans DSM 20731, one genomic interval encodes:
- a CDS encoding glycerol dehydrogenase, producing MARLRLMRAPLKYVQGNGALKEFYEYFRDLGKNWLFICSRSGHRTCHDKLEESFGTSDTHRHYEVFGGISSVGEIEKFRKMVRAENIDVVVGVGGGSAIDTAKATAYHEGKRVVIIPTVVATDAPCTGLSVIYNDDGSFNSYLFYPNNPDGVLVDSWIIAHAPVKFLVAGMGDALGTYFEARACYRTDAPSLENGGITRSAMALCELCYENLRNYGAQAKMSVEKQVVTPALDAIIETNVYLSGVGADNGGLACAHSFYNGITSLGGHSAPHGNCVAFGTLVQLVLEGVEEDEFRDVQGFCKEVGLPTTLEELGITTDEQIRQIAKAACVPGESIHNMVADVTEDQLYAAIVQADALGK from the coding sequence ATGGCAAGACTGCGTCTCATGCGTGCACCGCTGAAATATGTACAGGGCAACGGAGCTCTGAAGGAATTCTATGAATATTTCAGGGATCTGGGGAAGAACTGGCTGTTCATCTGCAGCCGGAGCGGCCACCGGACCTGCCATGACAAATTGGAGGAAAGCTTCGGCACCAGCGATACCCATCGGCATTACGAAGTGTTCGGAGGGATTTCCAGTGTGGGGGAAATCGAGAAATTCCGGAAAATGGTCCGGGCGGAAAACATCGATGTGGTGGTGGGGGTCGGCGGCGGCTCCGCCATCGATACCGCCAAGGCCACTGCTTATCATGAAGGGAAACGGGTGGTGATCATTCCCACGGTGGTGGCTACCGACGCTCCCTGCACCGGCCTTTCCGTGATCTACAACGATGATGGTTCCTTCAACAGCTATCTGTTCTATCCCAACAACCCGGACGGGGTGCTGGTGGACAGCTGGATCATCGCCCATGCCCCGGTGAAATTCCTGGTGGCCGGCATGGGGGATGCCCTGGGGACGTATTTTGAAGCCCGGGCCTGTTACCGGACCGATGCTCCCAGCCTGGAAAACGGCGGCATCACCCGGTCCGCCATGGCCCTGTGCGAACTGTGCTACGAAAACCTGCGGAACTACGGGGCCCAGGCCAAGATGTCCGTGGAAAAACAGGTGGTGACGCCCGCCCTGGATGCCATCATCGAAACCAATGTGTATCTGTCCGGGGTGGGGGCCGATAATGGAGGCCTGGCCTGCGCCCATTCCTTCTACAACGGGATCACCTCTCTGGGCGGCCACAGCGCTCCCCATGGGAACTGTGTAGCCTTCGGCACCCTGGTCCAGCTGGTGCTGGAAGGGGTGGAAGAGGATGAATTCCGGGATGTCCAGGGCTTCTGCAAAGAAGTGGGCCTGCCCACCACCCTGGAAGAACTGGGCATCACCACCGATGAACAGATCCGCCAGATTGCCAAAGCCGCCTGTGTGCCCGGCGAAAGCATTCACAACATGGTGGCCGACGTAACCGAAGATCAGCTGTATGCGGCCATCGTCCAGGCCGATGCGCTGGGGAAATAG
- a CDS encoding MATE family efflux transporter, with protein sequence MSDTESKEAKKYKKMLEAPVKPLIASLALPSIISMLCTSFYNMADTYFVSKIDTASTAAVGVTFATMAIIHAIAFFFGIGSGNSISRLLGAKKRPEAETMASTSFLYTFLCGLLIAVLGNLFAPQLATLIGSTPTILPYAVQYMSVILVGAPVMMSSLVMNNHLRFQGSAAFAMVGITIGGFLNVFLDPLFIFQFRLGVAGAAYATILSQFVSFCILFCMTRQGANIPIRFRNMHPSWPILKEIVAGGAPSLIRQGTQSLSTIFLNVAAGGFGDAAIAAMSIVTRLSFFAASVIIGFGQGFQPVCGFSYGARKYGRLREGFWFAVKAGTLFALLAAAVAIVWAVPILGEFRNDPLVISTGAQALRAQAMTFFLVPLTILTNMCLQTTRKTGGAMLVAAGRSGLFLIPTLLVLPRAFGLTGLVWSQSVSDLCGFLLAAVLIRKFFQKLPEK encoded by the coding sequence ATGTCAGACACAGAAAGCAAAGAAGCAAAAAAATACAAAAAGATGCTGGAAGCCCCGGTAAAGCCCCTGATTGCTTCCCTGGCCCTGCCCTCCATCATCAGCATGCTGTGCACCAGCTTTTACAATATGGCGGATACCTATTTCGTCAGCAAGATCGATACAGCATCCACCGCCGCGGTGGGGGTTACCTTCGCCACCATGGCCATCATCCATGCCATTGCTTTTTTCTTTGGCATCGGGTCCGGCAACAGCATTTCCCGGCTGCTGGGAGCCAAAAAACGGCCGGAGGCGGAAACCATGGCCTCCACCAGTTTTCTCTACACCTTCCTTTGCGGGCTGCTGATCGCCGTGCTGGGGAATCTGTTCGCTCCCCAGCTGGCCACCCTGATCGGGTCCACTCCCACCATCCTGCCCTATGCGGTCCAGTACATGAGCGTGATCCTGGTGGGAGCTCCCGTGATGATGTCCAGCCTGGTGATGAACAACCATCTCCGGTTCCAGGGCAGTGCCGCCTTTGCCATGGTGGGCATCACCATCGGGGGATTCCTGAATGTGTTCCTGGATCCGCTCTTTATTTTCCAGTTCCGTCTGGGAGTGGCCGGGGCCGCCTATGCCACCATCCTCAGCCAGTTTGTCAGTTTCTGTATCCTGTTCTGCATGACCCGGCAGGGAGCCAACATTCCCATCCGGTTCCGGAACATGCATCCCTCCTGGCCCATCCTGAAGGAAATCGTGGCCGGGGGAGCCCCTTCCCTGATCCGCCAGGGGACCCAGAGCCTTTCCACCATTTTCCTGAACGTGGCCGCCGGAGGCTTTGGGGATGCGGCCATTGCCGCCATGTCCATCGTCACCCGGCTCAGCTTCTTCGCCGCTTCCGTGATCATCGGCTTTGGCCAGGGATTCCAGCCCGTGTGCGGGTTCAGCTACGGAGCCCGGAAATACGGGCGGCTCCGGGAAGGGTTCTGGTTTGCGGTGAAGGCGGGGACCCTGTTTGCCCTGCTGGCCGCCGCCGTGGCCATTGTGTGGGCCGTGCCCATCCTGGGAGAATTCCGGAACGATCCCCTGGTGATTTCCACCGGGGCACAGGCGCTCCGGGCCCAGGCCATGACCTTCTTCCTGGTGCCCCTGACCATCCTGACCAACATGTGCCTCCAGACCACCCGGAAAACCGGGGGCGCCATGCTGGTGGCCGCCGGACGCAGCGGCCTGTTCCTGATTCCCACCCTGCTGGTGCTGCCCCGGGCCTTCGGGCTGACCGGGCTGGTGTGGAGCCAGAGCGTATCCGACCTGTGCGGCTTCCTCCTGGCCGCCGTCCTGATCCGGAAGTTCTTCCAGAAGCTGCCGGAGAAATAA
- a CDS encoding cupin domain-containing protein, which translates to MKLDPGRVFRMAETNAPVAGCTVSQQIGAGKNPLWIFSLGEGTDISAEIYPYHKLLTVHTGRLALTGSLKGTVLEAGESLLTPTDVPVGMAAEEDTVYTEVEIQKEDIMNNAVKAGEAFRLADLVPYQEGRIVNMDVVHNDKMKFVVMAFDAGTGLSEHAAPGDALIFALDGEGIIGYEGQAHTLKAGEQFRFAKNGLHWVKAEKPFKMGLLLTLE; encoded by the coding sequence ATGAAACTGGATCCTGGACGGGTGTTCCGGATGGCGGAAACCAATGCTCCGGTGGCTGGCTGTACCGTTTCCCAGCAGATCGGAGCAGGGAAGAATCCCCTGTGGATCTTTTCCCTGGGAGAGGGGACGGACATCAGTGCCGAAATCTATCCCTATCACAAGCTGCTCACAGTCCACACCGGACGGCTGGCCCTTACAGGCAGCCTGAAAGGAACGGTACTGGAAGCAGGCGAGAGCCTGCTCACACCTACGGACGTACCTGTGGGCATGGCGGCAGAAGAAGATACCGTATATACGGAAGTGGAAATCCAGAAGGAGGATATCATGAACAACGCAGTAAAAGCAGGGGAAGCATTCAGACTGGCGGACCTGGTGCCTTATCAGGAAGGCCGTATCGTGAACATGGACGTGGTCCACAACGACAAGATGAAATTCGTGGTGATGGCTTTTGACGCCGGCACCGGCCTCAGCGAACACGCCGCACCGGGGGATGCCCTGATATTCGCCCTGGACGGGGAAGGGATCATCGGCTACGAAGGCCAGGCCCACACCCTGAAAGCCGGAGAACAGTTCCGCTTCGCCAAAAACGGACTCCACTGGGTCAAAGCAGAGAAACCCTTTAAAATGGGCCTGCTGCTGACGCTGGAATGA
- a CDS encoding EAL domain-containing protein gives MESANCTSFKGSFPDCFENLPCCFYVVQSQEPFPLLYANRETLRLFDCRDLEELRRHINNDGLNILAPEDRERGFQEIMRELAEKNGRFSHIQGHLFTRKNRIRYADVSGRTVNTETWGQVFFCTLQEIDIPTGQPVDRDIRDYVTEHLEEALENHWIQVYYQPVIRTLTGELCGLEALARWVDPQVGFLSPASFIPVLEQARLIHRLDAYVLEEVCRMLRERLDKNLCITPVSFNLSRYDFDSMDVFSVVENTRKKYSLPRDFLHVEITESTLAQNAQVVHQALDQLREKGYEIWLDDFGSGYSSLNVLKDYQVDLIKLDMGFLRNFTAKSRSIIASVINMAKDLGVKTLVEGVETKEQADFLAAMGCGRMQGYFFGKPQPLAGVLAHLEAAGRTVEPRKWFRFYDMASMVIRQTDRSTALFDMDEKGTLRFLFWNKVYEEEAEKLGYTIQDIETNMNQPEKKESIRTLRTFIQVARKKHSAKTFFYVDKGDYIAVRVQVVCEMNQHLLVQVEFQNISQNSSSSRQNKLDANLRYLYGLFEEVFLVDLDGDSMEQMYANNSNESPFSKKVQGMRAVLRTFTREQVYEEDQSGYLAYLDQDTVVQRIRKSPTGYISHFFRAKDSQGNYTWRETMATLFYKGPHPMLLTTARTIDSPVTVAAVSPGDKNTLPALLWDSFRKNTHSNYFWKDKERRFLGASKAFLRHYGFASEQEIIGKTDEDMNWHLDNGPYRQDELDVLHKGKVVENIPGECIVKGALHHIACYKWPIYRDGQIVGLMGTFFDADQVYHELRKTLPSPFEDPVSGLQNRQGFLNDMMETQEQMEASGDSFCLILLESRFDEYLKKSYEAPLLRKLIHEEGRIIREEAGTNSSISRLFNSMFAILRREKDPKESEALARKIQARLQDIHQVEGNPVTVTFRWSIVHSAEPRLGTDPKRKIRKFYRLAIKRLREQ, from the coding sequence ATGGAATCTGCGAATTGTACGTCGTTCAAGGGATCGTTCCCGGATTGCTTCGAGAATCTACCCTGCTGTTTTTATGTGGTACAGTCGCAGGAGCCTTTTCCGCTGCTTTATGCCAACAGAGAAACCCTGCGGCTGTTCGACTGCCGGGACCTGGAGGAGCTTCGCCGGCACATCAACAATGATGGTCTCAATATACTCGCTCCGGAAGACCGGGAACGGGGCTTCCAGGAAATCATGCGCGAACTGGCCGAAAAGAACGGCCGGTTTTCCCATATCCAGGGCCACTTGTTCACCCGGAAAAACCGGATCCGCTATGCGGATGTTTCTGGCCGGACGGTAAATACGGAAACCTGGGGCCAGGTGTTTTTCTGCACGCTCCAGGAAATCGACATCCCCACCGGCCAGCCGGTGGACCGGGACATCCGGGACTATGTGACTGAGCACCTGGAGGAGGCCCTGGAGAACCACTGGATCCAGGTGTACTACCAGCCGGTGATCCGCACCCTGACAGGCGAACTGTGCGGTCTGGAAGCCCTGGCCCGGTGGGTGGATCCTCAGGTAGGGTTCCTGTCCCCGGCCTCCTTCATCCCTGTGCTGGAACAGGCCCGGCTGATCCACCGGCTGGACGCCTATGTGCTGGAGGAAGTGTGCCGGATGCTGCGGGAACGGCTGGACAAAAATCTGTGCATTACCCCGGTTTCCTTCAACCTGTCCAGATACGATTTTGACAGCATGGATGTGTTCAGTGTGGTGGAAAACACCCGGAAAAAGTACAGCCTGCCCCGTGATTTTCTCCATGTGGAAATCACGGAAAGCACCCTGGCCCAGAACGCCCAGGTGGTCCATCAGGCACTGGACCAGCTGCGGGAAAAGGGATATGAAATCTGGCTGGACGACTTTGGCAGCGGCTATTCTTCCCTGAATGTGCTGAAGGATTACCAGGTGGATCTGATCAAGCTGGACATGGGCTTTCTCCGGAACTTTACAGCAAAATCCCGGAGCATCATTGCTTCCGTCATTAACATGGCCAAGGATCTGGGAGTCAAGACCCTGGTGGAAGGGGTGGAAACAAAGGAACAGGCGGACTTCCTGGCAGCCATGGGCTGCGGCCGGATGCAGGGCTACTTTTTTGGCAAACCCCAGCCCCTGGCCGGTGTCCTGGCCCATCTGGAAGCAGCGGGCCGCACCGTGGAACCCCGGAAATGGTTCCGTTTCTACGATATGGCCAGCATGGTCATCCGCCAGACCGACCGTTCCACAGCGCTCTTCGATATGGACGAAAAAGGTACTCTTCGTTTTCTTTTCTGGAACAAAGTTTATGAGGAAGAGGCGGAAAAACTGGGATACACCATCCAGGATATCGAAACCAATATGAATCAGCCGGAAAAGAAGGAAAGCATCCGCACCCTGCGGACCTTCATCCAGGTTGCCCGAAAGAAACACAGTGCGAAAACCTTTTTCTATGTTGACAAAGGGGACTATATCGCCGTCCGGGTCCAGGTGGTCTGTGAAATGAACCAGCATCTGCTGGTCCAGGTGGAATTCCAGAACATTTCCCAGAACAGTTCCAGTTCCCGGCAGAATAAGCTGGACGCCAATCTCCGGTATCTGTACGGCCTGTTCGAAGAAGTCTTCCTGGTGGATCTTGACGGAGACTCCATGGAACAGATGTATGCCAACAACAGCAATGAATCCCCCTTCTCCAAAAAAGTCCAGGGTATGCGGGCGGTGCTCCGCACATTTACCCGGGAACAGGTTTATGAAGAAGACCAGTCCGGCTATCTGGCCTACCTTGACCAGGATACGGTGGTCCAGCGGATCAGAAAAAGTCCCACAGGCTATATTTCCCATTTCTTCCGTGCCAAAGACAGCCAGGGCAATTACACCTGGAGGGAAACCATGGCCACCCTGTTCTACAAGGGGCCCCATCCCATGCTGCTTACGACAGCCCGGACCATTGACAGCCCGGTAACCGTAGCCGCCGTTTCTCCGGGAGACAAGAATACCCTGCCCGCTCTTCTGTGGGACAGTTTCCGGAAAAACACCCATTCCAATTATTTCTGGAAGGATAAGGAACGGCGTTTCCTGGGGGCCAGCAAAGCCTTTCTCCGGCATTACGGCTTTGCCTCGGAACAGGAAATCATCGGCAAGACCGATGAGGACATGAACTGGCATCTGGACAACGGACCGTACCGGCAGGATGAACTGGATGTGCTCCACAAGGGCAAAGTGGTGGAAAATATCCCTGGAGAATGCATCGTAAAAGGGGCCCTGCATCATATTGCCTGCTACAAATGGCCCATCTACCGGGACGGACAGATTGTGGGGCTTATGGGGACGTTTTTTGATGCGGACCAGGTGTATCATGAGCTCCGGAAGACCCTCCCCTCCCCCTTTGAAGATCCTGTTTCCGGTCTCCAGAACCGCCAGGGATTCCTGAACGATATGATGGAAACCCAGGAGCAGATGGAAGCCAGTGGTGATTCCTTCTGCCTGATCCTGCTGGAAAGCCGGTTCGACGAATACCTGAAGAAATCCTACGAAGCGCCTCTGCTGCGGAAACTGATCCATGAAGAAGGACGGATCATCCGGGAGGAAGCGGGCACGAATTCTTCCATTTCCCGGCTTTTCAATTCCATGTTCGCCATCCTGCGCCGGGAGAAAGATCCGAAAGAATCGGAAGCCCTGGCCCGGAAAATCCAGGCACGGCTCCAGGATATCCATCAGGTGGAGGGAAACCCGGTTACGGTAACCTTCCGCTGGAGCATCGTCCATTCCGCCGAACCCCGGCTGGGAACCGATCCAAAAAGAAAAATCCGGAAATTCTACCGCCTGGCCATAAAACGGTTGAGAGAACAGTGA
- a CDS encoding anaerobic nitric oxide reductase flavorubredoxin: protein MGKKITDKVTWVGKIDWELTEFHGHEYSTEKGSSYNSYLIRDQKTVLMDTVWKPFDEEFVASLKREIDLKDIDYIVMNHNENDHSGALPTLMREIPHTPIYCTKKGEAILRGLYHQDWNYVTVKTGDTLDLGSSQLVFIEAPMLHWPDTMFTYMTGENILFSNDGFGQHYASETLFNDAVDQAELYREAMKYYANILNLYSPMVTRKIAEILKMDVPVSMICPSHGVIWREDPLQIVRVYQAWAQNYQENQVTLIYDTMWNSTRRMAECIAEGIHQADPTVTVKIYNSAVDDKNDIVTEVFKSKAILVGSPTINYGYLFSIGGIMEMIRGLKFKNKKAAAFESYGWSGESVKQITELLQGAGFQVVNNGLRCQWAPDQESQELCRNYGREFAEAVK from the coding sequence TTGGGAAAGAAGATTACGGATAAAGTGACTTGGGTAGGCAAAATCGACTGGGAACTGACGGAGTTCCATGGGCATGAATATTCCACGGAAAAAGGATCTTCCTACAATTCTTATCTGATCCGGGACCAGAAGACCGTACTTATGGATACGGTCTGGAAACCCTTTGACGAAGAATTCGTGGCCAGCCTGAAACGGGAAATCGACCTGAAAGACATCGATTACATCGTCATGAACCACAACGAAAACGACCACAGCGGGGCCCTGCCGACTCTCATGCGGGAAATCCCGCATACCCCTATCTACTGCACGAAAAAAGGGGAAGCCATTCTCCGGGGGCTGTACCATCAGGACTGGAACTACGTTACCGTCAAGACCGGCGACACCCTGGATCTGGGCAGCAGCCAGCTGGTATTCATCGAAGCTCCCATGCTCCACTGGCCGGATACCATGTTCACCTACATGACCGGAGAAAACATCCTGTTCAGCAATGACGGGTTCGGTCAGCATTATGCCAGCGAAACCCTGTTCAATGACGCCGTGGACCAGGCTGAACTGTACCGGGAAGCCATGAAATACTACGCCAACATCCTGAACCTGTACAGTCCCATGGTCACCCGGAAGATTGCAGAAATCCTCAAGATGGATGTGCCGGTGTCCATGATCTGCCCCAGCCACGGGGTCATCTGGCGGGAGGATCCCCTGCAGATCGTACGGGTCTACCAGGCATGGGCCCAGAATTACCAGGAAAACCAGGTGACCCTGATTTATGACACCATGTGGAATTCCACCCGCCGGATGGCCGAATGCATTGCCGAAGGGATCCACCAGGCGGATCCTACGGTCACGGTAAAGATCTACAATTCGGCGGTGGACGACAAGAATGACATCGTCACTGAAGTCTTCAAATCCAAAGCCATCCTGGTAGGGTCCCCCACCATCAATTACGGGTATCTGTTCTCCATTGGCGGGATCATGGAAATGATCCGGGGGCTGAAATTCAAGAACAAGAAGGCGGCCGCTTTCGAAAGCTACGGCTGGAGCGGGGAGTCGGTCAAGCAGATCACGGAACTGCTCCAGGGTGCCGGGTTCCAGGTGGTCAACAACGGCCTGCGCTGTCAGTGGGCTCCGGACCAGGAGAGCCAGGAACTGTGCCGGAACTATGGCCGGGAATTTGCGGAAGCGGTGAAATAA
- a CDS encoding HI0074 family nucleotidyltransferase substrate-binding subunit, protein MQKPLGAKKNREAHDSRLHGMTLEQWKILYRIFSRFQNELLWVKLFGSRARGDYKETSDVDLAIASKEDIRTPMQAALDESQLPYTFDLIDYTNQSNKKLQESIDREGIVLWKTNQEGSPIMAKEQITLKWEEYHKALGRLKIALQKEPDADGIYLDATIQRFEFTFELGWKLLKTILDFEGVEVASPRSAIREAWKMHLIRDAEKWLDMQQKRNLTAHTYNESTAKEIYGLIKNEYIGLLEALDQEMEGKEL, encoded by the coding sequence ATGCAGAAACCACTTGGAGCAAAAAAGAATAGAGAGGCTCATGATTCCAGACTTCATGGAATGACCCTGGAACAATGGAAAATTTTGTACCGGATTTTTTCTCGTTTTCAAAATGAACTCTTATGGGTAAAGCTTTTTGGATCCCGTGCCAGGGGAGATTACAAAGAAACATCGGATGTGGATCTGGCGATTGCCAGCAAAGAGGACATCCGTACCCCTATGCAGGCGGCATTGGACGAAAGCCAGTTGCCCTATACGTTTGATTTAATCGACTATACGAACCAATCCAACAAAAAACTGCAGGAATCCATTGACAGAGAAGGAATCGTGCTTTGGAAAACGAACCAGGAGGGGAGTCCGATTATGGCCAAAGAACAAATCACCTTAAAATGGGAAGAATACCATAAAGCATTGGGCAGACTGAAAATTGCCTTGCAAAAAGAGCCTGATGCAGATGGTATTTATCTGGATGCAACCATACAGCGGTTTGAATTTACCTTCGAACTGGGCTGGAAACTCCTGAAAACCATCCTGGATTTCGAAGGGGTGGAGGTGGCCAGCCCCCGGAGCGCTATCCGGGAAGCCTGGAAAATGCATCTGATCCGGGATGCGGAAAAATGGCTGGACATGCAGCAGAAACGGAACCTGACAGCCCACACCTACAACGAATCCACCGCAAAGGAAATCTATGGGCTGATCAAAAACGAGTATATCGGATTGCTGGAAGCGTTGGACCAGGAGATGGAAGGGAAAGAGTTGTAA
- a CDS encoding FeoA family protein, translated as MLLKDLRIGESAVVAKIELPFQIERRLQALGMTLGTRIHVLNRKGKGIMVILLRGTRFALGFNMTRNITVDKVEVDHD; from the coding sequence ATGCTTTTAAAAGATTTGCGGATCGGGGAATCTGCAGTCGTTGCCAAAATCGAACTGCCGTTCCAGATCGAACGGCGGCTCCAGGCCCTGGGGATGACCCTGGGGACCCGGATTCATGTGCTGAACCGGAAGGGAAAGGGCATTATGGTGATCCTGCTCCGGGGCACCCGGTTTGCTTTGGGCTTCAATATGACCCGGAATATTACGGTGGACAAAGTGGAGGTGGACCATGACTGA
- the feoB gene encoding ferrous iron transport protein B, producing MTDMQQPEKHLHDAKNLTIGFIGNPNCGKTTLFNAFTGANLKVANWPGVTVEKVEGAIRRHNMNIHLVDLPGTYSLTSYTMEEIVSRDFILSDEVDVIINVVDASALERSLYLTLQLLELGKPVVMALNMMDIVEKRGMEIDLHRLPEMLGIPVIPVSARKRRGLDVLLHAAIHHRDAKHTDPLIHDHKAVGAHRLDHKMYAMVYSDPIEDRIDQLIAELEDKYPDIINPRWHAIKLLEQDQEVLKKHPVDRPDILDQNYETRIIREKYDFIEEIIHEVLLHKEESDKLTDRLDKVLTDRFWGIPVFLLIMAVVFFLTFTVGDWLKGYMEDFIGWFGDGLEGLLTAWSVSDALKSLIIDGVLGGVGTIVTFLPNILILFLTLGFLEDSGYMARVAYVMEDVMSRLGLSGKAFIPMLLGFGCTVPAVMASRALEHKRDRYKVMLVTPFMSCNARLTIYILFAEMFFGSHAMVVAYSMYLIGLLVAILVALVLHGIEKAQHRQTEDFLLIELPEYKLPDMHTVGIYMWEKVKSYLEKAGTTIFVATILIWFLLNFGPSGYTTDAGESFGAIMGHVLVPVFRPIGLGFWQICLALLAGISAKEVVVSSCAVLFGITNASSGAGMAEFAADLESIGFTSINAVCLMIFCLLYVPCAAALATIHKESGSWKWTAFEAFFQLATAWIVTFVAYHLLSIL from the coding sequence ATGACTGACATGCAGCAGCCTGAAAAGCATCTCCACGATGCAAAAAATCTCACCATCGGCTTCATCGGCAACCCCAACTGCGGGAAGACCACCCTGTTCAACGCCTTTACCGGCGCCAACCTGAAGGTGGCCAACTGGCCCGGAGTAACGGTGGAGAAGGTGGAAGGGGCCATCCGGCGCCACAACATGAACATTCATCTGGTGGACCTGCCCGGCACCTACAGCCTCACTTCCTATACCATGGAAGAAATCGTGTCCCGGGACTTCATCCTCAGCGATGAAGTGGACGTAATCATCAACGTGGTGGATGCCTCCGCCCTGGAACGGAGCCTGTACCTGACCCTCCAGCTGCTGGAACTGGGAAAGCCGGTGGTCATGGCCCTGAACATGATGGATATCGTGGAAAAACGGGGGATGGAAATCGACCTGCACCGGCTGCCGGAAATGCTGGGGATCCCGGTGATCCCCGTTTCCGCCCGGAAGCGCCGGGGGCTGGATGTGCTGCTCCATGCGGCCATCCATCACCGGGACGCCAAACACACGGACCCTCTGATCCACGACCACAAGGCAGTAGGGGCCCATCGGCTGGACCACAAAATGTACGCCATGGTCTATTCCGACCCCATCGAAGACCGGATCGACCAATTGATTGCGGAACTGGAAGATAAATATCCGGACATCATCAATCCTCGGTGGCATGCCATCAAGCTGCTGGAACAGGACCAGGAAGTGCTGAAAAAACACCCGGTGGACCGGCCGGATATCCTGGACCAGAACTACGAAACCCGGATCATCCGGGAAAAATATGATTTCATTGAAGAAATCATCCACGAAGTGCTGCTCCACAAGGAAGAAAGCGACAAGCTGACGGACCGGCTGGACAAGGTGCTGACGGACCGGTTCTGGGGGATCCCCGTGTTCCTGCTGATCATGGCGGTGGTGTTCTTCCTGACCTTTACCGTAGGGGACTGGCTGAAGGGGTATATGGAAGACTTCATCGGCTGGTTCGGAGACGGACTGGAAGGGCTGCTCACCGCCTGGTCCGTCAGCGATGCCCTGAAATCCCTGATCATCGACGGGGTCCTGGGGGGCGTGGGGACCATTGTCACCTTCCTGCCCAATATCCTGATCCTGTTTTTGACCCTGGGTTTCCTGGAAGATTCCGGGTATATGGCCCGGGTGGCCTATGTAATGGAAGACGTGATGAGCCGTCTGGGGCTGTCGGGGAAGGCCTTCATCCCCATGCTCCTGGGCTTTGGGTGCACGGTGCCGGCTGTGATGGCATCCCGTGCCCTGGAACACAAGCGGGACCGGTACAAGGTGATGCTGGTGACGCCTTTTATGAGCTGCAACGCCCGGCTCACCATCTATATCCTGTTTGCAGAGATGTTCTTCGGCAGCCATGCCATGGTAGTGGCCTATTCCATGTACCTGATCGGCCTTTTGGTGGCCATCCTGGTGGCTCTGGTGCTCCATGGCATTGAAAAGGCCCAGCACCGCCAGACGGAAGACTTCCTGCTCATCGAGCTGCCGGAATACAAGCTGCCGGATATGCATACTGTGGGCATTTACATGTGGGAAAAGGTGAAGAGTTACCTGGAAAAGGCCGGGACCACCATTTTCGTGGCCACCATCCTGATCTGGTTCCTGCTGAACTTCGGCCCCAGCGGCTACACCACCGATGCAGGAGAAAGCTTCGGCGCCATTATGGGCCATGTGCTGGTGCCGGTGTTCCGGCCCATCGGCCTGGGCTTCTGGCAGATCTGTCTGGCTCTTCTGGCCGGGATTTCCGCCAAGGAAGTGGTGGTATCCAGCTGTGCCGTACTCTTTGGCATCACCAACGCCAGCAGCGGGGCCGGCATGGCGGAATTTGCCGCCGACCTGGAATCCATCGGCTTTACCAGCATCAACGCAGTCTGCCTGATGATCTTCTGCCTGCTGTACGTGCCCTGTGCGGCGGCCCTGGCTACCATCCACAAGGAAAGCGGCAGCTGGAAATGGACGGCTTTTGAAGCCTTCTTCCAGCTGGCAACGGCCTGGATCGTTACCTTTGTGGCCTACCATCTGCTGAGCATTTTGTAA
- a CDS encoding cation transporter, with translation MKKSYKVEVDCANCAAKMEEAVKATPGVQDAVLNFMLLKLKVTFAEGADPAEVMGRCQAAVAKLDDDFKIYC, from the coding sequence ATGAAAAAGAGTTATAAAGTGGAAGTGGACTGTGCCAACTGTGCGGCCAAGATGGAAGAAGCGGTGAAGGCCACTCCGGGAGTCCAGGATGCGGTGCTGAACTTCATGTTGCTGAAGCTGAAGGTGACCTTTGCAGAGGGGGCGGATCCGGCGGAAGTCATGGGCCGCTGCCAGGCGGCTGTGGCCAAACTGGATGACGATTTCAAGATTTACTGTTAA